The following are encoded in a window of Alphaproteobacteria bacterium genomic DNA:
- a CDS encoding DUF1013 domain-containing protein, which translates to MAQPLMPHATASWLVDNTALTFQQIAEFCGLHILEVQAIADDTAATKLTGRDPLRSGELTQDEIERGQNDPAYKLQMQKEPDQAVRTKGPRYTPVSKRQDKPDGVAWLIRNHPELSDGQIGKLIGTTRSTIQALRERSHWNIANIQPKDPVTLGLTSQRELDAAVAKAAKAKGAEAPRDMTFDEDREALINELRAERDAAAREAEAALAAESGETQAAAEPNAETLFKS; encoded by the coding sequence TTGGCCCAGCCGCTCATGCCCCACGCGACCGCTTCCTGGCTGGTCGACAATACCGCTCTCACCTTCCAGCAGATCGCCGAATTTTGCGGCCTGCACATCCTCGAGGTCCAGGCGATCGCCGACGATACGGCCGCGACGAAGCTGACGGGCCGGGATCCGCTGCGCTCGGGCGAGCTCACCCAGGACGAGATCGAGCGCGGGCAGAACGATCCCGCCTACAAGCTGCAGATGCAGAAGGAGCCGGACCAGGCGGTGCGCACCAAGGGGCCGCGCTACACGCCGGTTTCCAAGCGCCAGGACAAGCCGGACGGAGTCGCATGGCTGATCCGCAACCATCCGGAGCTTTCGGACGGGCAGATCGGCAAGCTTATCGGCACCACCCGCTCGACCATCCAGGCACTCCGCGAGCGCAGCCACTGGAACATCGCCAACATCCAGCCCAAGGATCCGGTGACCCTCGGTCTCACCTCGCAGCGCGAGCTCGACGCGGCGGTCGCCAAGGCGGCCAAGGCGAAGGGCGCCGAAGCGCCGCGCGACATGACCTTCGACGAGGACCGCGAAGCGCTGATCAACGAGCTCCGCGCCGAGCGCGACGCCGCCGCGCGCGAGGCGGAAGCCGCGCTCGCCGCGGAGAGCGGTGAAACGCAGGCAGCCGCCGAGCCGA
- a CDS encoding TIGR00730 family Rossman fold protein: protein MKRLAVYCGASMGADPAFAATAKALGEEMARRGIGLVYGGGRLGLMGVVADAVMSNGGEAYGVIPQALIDLEVAHTGLTELHIVGSMHERKAKMTELTDAFVAIPGGIGTLDELFEAWSWNALGYHAKPFALLNVSGFWDGMIAFLDSVTASGFMSPARRGQLLVSDTIADAIGRLDAAIEAAEPKMVW, encoded by the coding sequence GTGAAGCGCCTCGCGGTCTATTGCGGCGCGAGCATGGGCGCCGATCCGGCCTTCGCCGCGACCGCGAAGGCCTTGGGCGAGGAGATGGCGCGGCGCGGCATCGGCCTGGTCTATGGCGGCGGCCGGCTCGGGCTGATGGGGGTGGTCGCCGACGCGGTGATGTCGAACGGCGGCGAGGCCTATGGCGTGATCCCGCAGGCGCTGATCGACCTCGAGGTGGCGCATACCGGCCTTACCGAGCTCCACATCGTCGGCTCGATGCACGAGCGCAAGGCGAAGATGACCGAGCTGACCGACGCCTTCGTGGCCATTCCCGGCGGCATCGGAACGCTCGACGAATTGTTCGAGGCGTGGAGCTGGAACGCGCTCGGCTATCACGCCAAGCCCTTCGCCCTGCTCAACGTCTCCGGCTTCTGGGACGGGATGATCGCCTTCCTCGACAGCGTCACGGCGAGCGGCTTCATGTCGCCTGCGCGGCGCGGCCAATTGCTGGTCTCCGACACGATTGCCGACGCGATCGGCCGGCTCGACGCGGCGATCGAAGCGGCCGAGCCGAAAATGGTTTGGTGA
- a CDS encoding VUT family protein produces MSTAPAPAISRSLFAFSVFYGGMVTIAGVLGAKQVALFGSLAVEAGIFPFLILVAISSAVAELHGKDTANRLVRWGFAPLIGAIALSFLVLQLPTDEGMYPPAKEAFPIILGQSWRMMAAGIVAYGISVSLNIWIFSRLTAATGRFAALRGFIAAALSQIVDTLIFITVSFYGVRPIWDLMLGQALAKVVLSAVLVPLIIVGCVAIGRRLDRA; encoded by the coding sequence ATGAGCACCGCACCCGCGCCGGCGATCAGCCGCTCCCTCTTCGCCTTTTCCGTCTTCTACGGCGGAATGGTCACCATCGCCGGAGTCCTGGGGGCCAAGCAGGTCGCCTTGTTCGGCAGCCTCGCGGTCGAGGCGGGCATCTTCCCCTTCCTGATCCTCGTCGCGATTTCGAGCGCCGTCGCGGAGCTTCACGGCAAGGACACGGCCAACCGGCTGGTGCGCTGGGGCTTCGCGCCGCTGATCGGGGCGATCGCGCTGAGCTTCCTGGTGCTCCAGCTTCCCACCGACGAGGGAATGTATCCGCCCGCTAAGGAGGCTTTCCCGATCATCCTCGGCCAAAGCTGGCGGATGATGGCGGCGGGGATCGTCGCCTACGGCATCTCCGTCTCGCTCAACATCTGGATCTTCTCCAGGCTGACCGCGGCGACGGGGCGCTTCGCGGCCCTTCGCGGCTTCATCGCGGCGGCCTTGTCGCAGATCGTCGACACGCTGATCTTCATCACCGTCTCCTTCTACGGCGTGAGGCCGATTTGGGATCTGATGCTCGGGCAGGCGCTGGCCAAGGTCGTGCTCTCCGCCGTACTGGTCCCGCTCATCATCGTCGGCTGCGTCGCCATCGGCCGCCGGCTTGACCGCGCATAA
- a CDS encoding NupC/NupG family nucleoside CNT transporter: protein MNYLIGIGGIALILAIAVAFSSNRRWIRLRVVGAAFALQAGLALLVLGTPWGREGIGAMSRGVSNLLGYAKAGTDFIFGPLASPEMGANSFAIAALPVIIFFASLISILYYLGIMQLVIKWVGGAIQLITGITKVESLGSAANIFVGQSESPLVIKPYLANLTPAQLFCIMTVGMAGVAGTILGAYASMIGQHLLPYLLAASFMSAPGGILMAKIIMPDDPAAKDIEPAPIDESEHGEEKPANIIMAAAQGAQTGVKLAVAVAAMVLAFVALVALANGILGGIGAWFGYPDLSFQMILGTIFQPVMFMLGIPWNEAGVAGGLFGTKVVLNEFVAFIDLSQVQGTLAPATVAIVTFMLCGFANFSSIAIQMAVTGGLAPNQRPTIARLGLKALLAGSLSNLMSAALAGLILGATGAQVAAPPPPAPAPITAPAAVNQTAP from the coding sequence ATGAACTATCTGATCGGGATCGGCGGCATCGCCTTGATCCTCGCCATCGCCGTGGCCTTCTCCTCGAACCGTCGCTGGATTCGCCTGCGCGTCGTCGGCGCCGCCTTCGCGCTCCAGGCGGGGCTCGCCTTGCTCGTGCTCGGCACGCCCTGGGGCCGCGAAGGGATCGGCGCGATGTCGCGCGGAGTCTCGAATCTGCTCGGCTATGCCAAGGCGGGCACCGATTTCATCTTCGGGCCGCTCGCCTCGCCGGAGATGGGCGCGAACAGCTTCGCCATCGCCGCGCTTCCGGTCATCATCTTCTTCGCCTCGCTGATCTCGATCCTCTACTATCTCGGAATCATGCAGCTGGTCATCAAATGGGTGGGCGGCGCGATCCAGCTGATCACCGGAATCACCAAGGTGGAGTCGCTCGGATCGGCGGCGAACATCTTCGTCGGCCAGTCGGAAAGCCCGCTGGTGATCAAGCCCTATCTCGCGAACCTCACGCCCGCGCAGCTCTTCTGCATCATGACCGTCGGCATGGCCGGAGTCGCGGGCACGATCCTCGGCGCCTATGCGAGCATGATCGGCCAGCACCTGCTGCCCTATCTGCTCGCGGCGAGCTTCATGTCCGCGCCGGGCGGCATCCTGATGGCAAAGATCATCATGCCGGACGATCCGGCGGCCAAGGACATCGAGCCCGCGCCGATCGACGAGAGCGAGCATGGCGAGGAAAAGCCGGCCAACATCATCATGGCCGCCGCGCAAGGGGCGCAGACCGGCGTCAAGCTCGCGGTCGCGGTGGCGGCGATGGTGCTGGCGTTCGTGGCGCTGGTCGCGCTCGCCAACGGCATTTTGGGCGGGATCGGCGCCTGGTTCGGCTACCCGGATCTAAGCTTCCAGATGATTCTCGGAACGATTTTCCAGCCGGTCATGTTCATGCTCGGCATCCCCTGGAACGAAGCCGGCGTGGCGGGCGGACTGTTCGGCACCAAGGTGGTGCTGAACGAATTCGTCGCCTTCATCGACTTGAGCCAGGTCCAGGGAACCCTCGCTCCCGCCACGGTCGCGATCGTCACCTTCATGCTCTGCGGCTTCGCCAATTTCAGCTCGATCGCCATCCAGATGGCGGTGACCGGCGGACTCGCGCCCAACCAGCGGCCGACGATCGCCAGGCTCGGCCTCAAGGCGCTGCTCGCCGGCTCGCTGTCCAACCTGATGAGCGCGGCGCTCGCCGGACTCATCCTGGGCGCGACCGGGGCGCAGGTCGCGGCCCCTCCGCCGCCTGCTCCGGCCCCGATCACGGCGCCGGCGGCGGTCAACCAGACCGCGCCTTAA
- a CDS encoding AMP nucleosidase: MKQEKHAAAAVADIPGIIDRLCEIYDESVANLRTALARYLKNGERPDPGARAEGRFAYPELRLDYPYGSPPNFPPRAYARLNQPGRYATSVARPYLHRKYITEQLECLLRDYDVEVSVGRSADEIPYPYVLDGTDDLRLDGAQAADLAMWFPTTELAHIGDEVADGEWVQSPGEARPLSLFDGPRVDFSLARLRHYTGTPAQHTQRYILFTNYVRYVDEFVRWAVEELKAEDSPYEGLSAAGGVYVTRDTPDAVAMVSEGGWRRHQMPAYHLIAPNGEGITLVNIGVGPSNAKTICDHLAVMRPEAWLMIGHCGGLRPSQTIGDYVLAHAYLRDDHVMDDVLPTEVPVPAIAEVQQALFAAAVQVTGEDPQDLKARLRTGTVVTTDDRNWELRLTLSALRFNQSRAVAIDMESATVAAQGYRFRVPYGTLLCVSDKPLHGEIKLPGQANAFYERAISQHLRIGIEALRILQREGPQLHSRKLRSFDEPPFR; this comes from the coding sequence ATGAAGCAAGAAAAGCATGCCGCAGCGGCGGTCGCGGACATTCCGGGAATCATCGATCGCCTCTGCGAGATATATGACGAATCGGTCGCCAATCTTCGCACCGCGCTCGCGCGCTATCTCAAGAACGGCGAGCGCCCCGATCCCGGCGCCCGCGCCGAGGGCCGCTTTGCTTATCCCGAGCTTCGACTCGACTATCCCTACGGCAGCCCGCCCAATTTTCCGCCCCGGGCCTATGCGAGGCTGAACCAGCCCGGCCGCTACGCGACGAGCGTCGCGCGCCCCTATCTCCACCGCAAATATATCACCGAGCAACTCGAATGCCTGCTTCGCGACTATGATGTCGAGGTGTCGGTCGGGCGTTCAGCGGACGAAATCCCTTACCCTTACGTGCTCGACGGCACGGACGACCTTCGGCTCGACGGCGCCCAGGCCGCGGACCTGGCGATGTGGTTCCCGACCACCGAACTCGCCCATATCGGCGACGAAGTCGCCGACGGCGAATGGGTCCAGAGCCCTGGCGAGGCCCGCCCCCTCTCGCTGTTTGACGGGCCGCGGGTCGATTTCAGCCTCGCGCGGCTGCGCCACTATACCGGCACGCCCGCCCAGCACACGCAGCGCTACATCCTGTTCACCAACTATGTCCGCTATGTCGACGAGTTCGTTCGCTGGGCGGTCGAGGAGCTCAAGGCCGAGGACAGCCCCTATGAGGGCCTCTCGGCGGCCGGCGGAGTCTATGTGACCAGGGACACGCCCGACGCGGTGGCGATGGTCTCCGAAGGCGGCTGGCGCCGGCACCAGATGCCGGCCTACCATTTGATCGCTCCGAACGGCGAAGGGATCACCCTGGTCAACATCGGCGTCGGCCCCTCCAACGCCAAGACGATCTGCGACCATCTGGCGGTGATGCGCCCCGAGGCCTGGCTGATGATCGGCCATTGCGGGGGCCTGAGGCCGAGCCAGACGATCGGCGACTATGTCCTCGCCCACGCCTACCTTCGCGACGATCATGTGATGGACGACGTGCTTCCGACCGAGGTGCCGGTGCCGGCGATCGCCGAGGTTCAGCAGGCGCTGTTCGCCGCGGCCGTCCAGGTGACCGGCGAGGATCCGCAGGACCTCAAGGCCCGGCTCAGGACCGGCACCGTCGTAACCACCGACGACCGCAACTGGGAGCTCCGCCTGACTCTCTCGGCGTTGCGCTTCAACCAGTCGCGCGCGGTCGCGATCGACATGGAATCGGCGACCGTCGCCGCGCAGGGCTATCGCTTCCGAGTGCCCTATGGCACCTTGCTCTGCGTCTCCGACAAGCCGCTCCACGGCGAGATCAAGCTGCCCGGGCAGGCCAACGCCTTTTACGAGCGGGCGATCAGCCAGCATCTGCGAATCGGTATCGAGGCGCTGCGCATCCTGCAGCGCGAAGGCCCCCAGCTCCATTCGCGCAAGCTTCGCAGCTTCGACGAGCCGCCGTTCCGCTAG
- a CDS encoding isopenicillin N synthase family oxygenase gives MDTLSPAKKVASVSLTDADRDSEAFSQKLGASFERYGFAIVADHGIPADLIERAEEKARAFFALPEAVKRKYHLAGKGGARGYTPFGIETAKGEVHYDLKEFWHVARDLPPGHKYEDSMPPNVWPEEVESFRSTFLELFAAFDATGAKLLEAIARYLDLPHDYFVDTVKDGNSILRLLHYPPIPGDGPNVRAGAHEDINTITLLLGAEEAGLQLLDRDGDWVAVTPQPGELAVNIGDMLQRLTNNVMRSTTHRVVNPPPERRGISRYSMPFFLHFRSDFCIETLPNCITPERPNLYPEPITADEYLQQRLREIKLV, from the coding sequence ATGGATACGCTTTCACCCGCAAAGAAAGTCGCTTCGGTCTCGCTGACCGACGCCGATCGCGACTCCGAAGCCTTTTCGCAAAAGCTCGGCGCCTCGTTCGAGCGCTACGGATTCGCCATCGTCGCCGATCACGGCATTCCCGCCGACCTGATCGAGCGCGCCGAAGAGAAGGCCAGGGCCTTCTTCGCCCTGCCCGAGGCGGTGAAGCGCAAATACCATCTCGCCGGCAAGGGCGGCGCGCGCGGCTACACGCCGTTCGGGATTGAGACCGCCAAGGGCGAGGTCCATTACGACCTCAAGGAATTCTGGCACGTCGCGCGCGATCTGCCGCCGGGCCACAAATACGAAGATTCGATGCCGCCGAACGTCTGGCCGGAAGAGGTCGAGTCGTTCAGGTCCACCTTCCTCGAGCTGTTCGCCGCCTTCGACGCGACCGGCGCCAAGCTGCTGGAAGCGATCGCGCGCTATCTCGATCTGCCGCACGATTATTTCGTCGACACGGTCAAGGACGGCAATTCGATCTTGCGCCTGCTCCACTATCCGCCGATTCCCGGCGACGGGCCTAACGTGCGCGCCGGCGCTCACGAGGACATCAACACCATCACCCTGCTTCTGGGCGCCGAGGAGGCCGGCCTGCAGCTGCTCGACCGCGACGGCGACTGGGTGGCGGTGACTCCGCAGCCCGGCGAACTCGCCGTCAATATCGGCGACATGCTCCAGCGTCTGACCAACAACGTCATGCGCTCGACCACCCACCGCGTGGTCAATCCGCCGCCCGAACGGCGCGGCATCTCGCGCTATTCGATGCCCTTCTTCCTCCACTTCCGCTCGGATTTCTGCATCGAGACCCTGCCCAATTGCATCACTCCGGAGCGGCCGAACCTCTATCCGGAGCCGATCACCGCCGACGAATATCTCCAGCAGCGGCTGAGGGAGATCAAGCTGGTCTAG
- a CDS encoding TonB-dependent receptor, whose protein sequence is MKKIALLCATTAFVMPGVAFAQSTGTVEAEQDTIVVTGTRTAEVGGIVVPDTSKTREQLNAEFIQRQVPGQSINDTINNLPGVSFTNNDPFGSSGGNLIIRGFDNSRISETFDGIPLNDTGNYAIFSNQMLDPEIIEQVNVSLGSTDVDSPTASATGSTVNFRTRRPFETFAARIQGSYGDFDGGDFFRVFGVIDTGVLTSWGTRAFGSASMATNDFVYGHRGVVYKQQYNGMIFQPIGSNGDFISIAGHYNQNRNNFGGSLPLRQDTVNCQPVTGQTPAQALTCSQPRVVGSAAGNRYPLNGDERDYTIARCQTRNAVFETVAQVTAAGYVDPDAANGCGGEFEERYNPSNTGNIRLNSRFTLMDNLVLTVDPSFQYVKANGGGTVVAQEGFRDVNPAGPVVGGPANTATPQQCVQSPGTAGRSCQTGYIGGTPYFGRDLNGDGDLLDTVRLLAPSQTQTDRYGVIAGLRWDINDFHTLRLNYSFDRGEHRQTGETGLLNVNGEPLDVFPVNIALADNGANILQKRDRRSVALLHQISGEYRGEFFDSRLTVNVGIRAPFFERDLNNFCATSSASGFVECFGSNSAGLAAWMANNPTVNIGGGVLAPVQGPQRRVFNYSEILPNVGAVYDIAPRTSIFFNYSRGLQVPSTDLLYNSFFYPAGSDRASPTPETTDNFDLGVRYRSSNIVAQASLWYTIFHNRIAQAYDPDLDQNVFRNLGTVDKYGIDASIAWQATPELQLYAYGSYLWSDIGENVLAGECSATVSASCPAGSVGTQIFAPTSGNRESGAPIYTFGGRVQYNLPWVEIGVSFKQTGGRYVNDMNQPLYLCTNATGGNAYVNVVDCPATATRFQVYGARTPAYNIVNLDVRVPLNWAGLNDETYFQLNVTNLFDEFYVGNFGGQLLNTSVPFVNLGAPRAIIGTLVVGFR, encoded by the coding sequence ATGAAGAAGATCGCACTGCTTTGCGCCACCACTGCATTCGTCATGCCCGGGGTGGCATTCGCCCAGTCGACCGGCACCGTCGAAGCCGAACAGGACACCATCGTCGTCACCGGCACCCGCACCGCCGAAGTCGGCGGCATCGTCGTGCCGGACACGTCGAAGACGCGCGAGCAGCTCAACGCCGAGTTCATTCAGCGCCAGGTTCCGGGCCAGTCGATCAACGACACGATCAACAACCTGCCGGGCGTCAGCTTCACCAACAACGATCCGTTCGGGTCGTCGGGCGGCAACCTCATCATTCGCGGATTCGACAACAGCCGCATCTCGGAGACGTTCGACGGCATCCCGCTGAATGACACCGGCAATTACGCGATCTTCTCCAACCAGATGCTCGATCCCGAGATCATCGAGCAGGTCAACGTCAGCCTGGGCTCGACCGACGTCGACAGCCCGACCGCCTCGGCGACCGGCTCGACCGTCAACTTCCGCACCCGCCGCCCGTTCGAGACCTTCGCCGCGCGCATCCAGGGTTCGTACGGCGATTTCGACGGCGGCGACTTCTTCCGCGTCTTCGGGGTGATCGATACCGGCGTGCTCACCTCGTGGGGCACCCGGGCGTTCGGCTCGGCCAGCATGGCGACCAACGATTTCGTCTACGGCCACCGCGGCGTCGTCTACAAGCAGCAGTATAACGGGATGATCTTTCAGCCGATCGGTTCGAACGGCGACTTCATCTCGATCGCCGGCCACTACAACCAGAACCGCAACAATTTCGGCGGCTCGCTGCCGCTGCGCCAGGATACGGTCAATTGCCAGCCCGTTACGGGCCAGACCCCGGCTCAGGCCCTGACGTGCAGCCAGCCGCGTGTGGTCGGCTCGGCCGCGGGCAATCGCTACCCGCTCAACGGGGACGAGCGCGATTACACGATTGCGCGCTGCCAGACCCGGAACGCTGTTTTTGAAACCGTCGCCCAGGTCACCGCGGCCGGCTACGTCGATCCCGACGCCGCCAATGGCTGCGGCGGCGAGTTCGAGGAGCGCTACAACCCCTCGAACACGGGTAACATCCGCCTCAATTCGCGCTTCACGCTGATGGACAATCTCGTCCTCACGGTCGATCCGAGCTTCCAGTACGTGAAGGCCAATGGCGGCGGCACCGTCGTTGCCCAGGAAGGCTTCCGCGACGTCAATCCGGCTGGTCCGGTGGTCGGCGGGCCGGCCAATACCGCCACGCCGCAACAGTGCGTTCAATCCCCGGGCACCGCGGGTCGCAGCTGCCAGACCGGCTATATCGGCGGCACGCCCTATTTCGGCCGCGACCTCAACGGCGACGGCGATCTGCTCGACACCGTCCGCCTGCTCGCGCCGAGCCAGACCCAGACCGACCGCTACGGCGTGATCGCCGGCCTGCGCTGGGACATCAACGATTTCCACACTCTGCGCCTGAACTACAGCTTCGATCGCGGCGAGCACCGGCAGACCGGCGAGACCGGCCTGCTCAACGTCAACGGCGAGCCGCTCGACGTCTTCCCGGTGAACATCGCGCTCGCCGACAATGGCGCCAACATCCTGCAGAAGCGCGATCGCCGCTCGGTCGCCCTGCTGCACCAGATCTCCGGCGAATATCGCGGCGAGTTCTTCGACAGCCGCCTGACCGTGAACGTCGGCATTCGCGCTCCCTTCTTCGAGCGCGACCTCAACAACTTCTGCGCGACCTCGAGCGCCAGCGGCTTCGTCGAGTGCTTCGGCAGCAATTCCGCCGGCCTGGCCGCCTGGATGGCCAACAATCCGACGGTGAACATCGGCGGCGGCGTCCTCGCGCCCGTACAGGGCCCGCAGCGCCGCGTGTTCAACTATAGCGAGATCCTGCCCAACGTCGGCGCGGTCTACGACATCGCTCCGCGCACCAGCATCTTCTTCAACTATTCGCGCGGCCTGCAGGTCCCAAGCACCGATCTGCTCTACAACAGCTTCTTCTACCCGGCGGGCTCCGACCGCGCGAGCCCGACGCCCGAGACGACCGACAATTTCGACCTCGGAGTCCGCTACCGCTCAAGCAACATCGTCGCCCAGGCGTCGCTCTGGTACACGATCTTCCACAACCGTATCGCCCAGGCCTACGATCCGGATCTCGACCAGAACGTGTTCCGCAACCTCGGTACCGTCGACAAATACGGTATCGACGCCAGCATCGCCTGGCAGGCGACTCCGGAGCTCCAGCTCTACGCCTACGGCTCGTACCTCTGGTCGGATATCGGCGAGAACGTGCTTGCCGGCGAGTGCAGCGCAACCGTCAGCGCCAGCTGCCCGGCGGGAAGCGTCGGCACGCAAATCTTCGCGCCGACCTCGGGCAATCGCGAATCGGGCGCGCCGATCTACACGTTCGGCGGCCGCGTCCAGTACAACCTTCCGTGGGTCGAAATCGGCGTGTCGTTCAAGCAAACCGGCGGGCGCTACGTCAACGACATGAACCAGCCGCTATACCTCTGCACCAACGCCACTGGCGGCAATGCCTACGTCAACGTCGTCGACTGCCCGGCGACGGCGACCCGCTTCCAGGTCTATGGTGCCAGGACTCCGGCCTACAACATCGTCAACCTCGACGTCCGCGTCCCGCTCAACTGGGCCGGCCTCAACGACGAGACCTACTTCCAGCTCAACGTGACGAACCTGTTCGACGAATTCTACGTCGGCAATTTCGGCGGCCAGTTGCTGAACACGAGCGTTCCGTTCGTGAACCTCGGCGCTCCGCGGGCGATCATCGGTACCTTGGTGGTCGGCTTCAGATAA
- a CDS encoding cytidine deaminase: MPRRPSFCPPFGYERTMTSNPLVEQARAAALKAYAPYSKFSVGCAIESVDGEIVLGANMENACHRLGICAEISALTAARQAFGLDRVARIAVAGGHVGADGTLAGTSPVTPCGGCRQAIYEAADLSGIDVEVTSANGEGTETVTSTIRELLPYGFGPASLADAG, translated from the coding sequence ATGCCGCGGCGCCCTTCTTTTTGCCCTCCGTTCGGCTATGAGCGAACGATGACCAGCAATCCCCTCGTCGAGCAGGCGCGCGCCGCGGCGCTCAAGGCCTACGCGCCCTATTCCAAGTTCAGCGTCGGCTGCGCGATCGAATCCGTCGACGGCGAGATCGTCCTCGGCGCGAACATGGAGAATGCCTGCCACCGGCTCGGCATCTGCGCGGAGATTTCGGCGCTGACCGCCGCCCGCCAGGCGTTCGGGCTCGACAGGGTGGCGCGAATCGCGGTCGCCGGCGGGCATGTCGGCGCGGACGGAACGCTGGCGGGAACGAGCCCGGTGACGCCCTGCGGCGGCTGCCGACAGGCGATCTACGAGGCGGCTGACCTGTCCGGGATCGACGTCGAGGTGACCTCGGCCAATGGCGAGGGCACCGAAACCGTGACGAGCACCATCCGGGAATTGCTGCCCTACGGCTTCGGCCCGGCGAGCCTCGCCGACGCAGGCTAG
- a CDS encoding adenosine kinase — protein MTRNRFPGLQKGLSAQSISRHQTAVSETRLDVLAIGDAVVDVIAEAEDSFLEREGLVKGSMQVLDADGATALYAQMGSARETSGGSAANTMAGIAALGGRAGFVGQVSDDQLGEIFAHDIRAHGVEFLTPPKSGGEPTGRCLILVTPDAQRTMNTFRGAAHQLDAGALDADQIRGAAILYLEAYLWRSAGPRAAMEQAMAIAHEAGRKVAFTLSDIACIKPHRAEMMAMIEKGAIDLLFANENEMCALANEADRDRAIAALQDKVPLIVVTCGAEGALAVEKGVRTAVPIARIGRGVVDTTGAGDLFAAGFLVGQVQGRSIGESLRIGSIAAAEVISHFGARPEADLRAMVAKL, from the coding sequence ATGACGCGTAACCGGTTTCCCGGCCTTCAAAAAGGGCTTTCCGCGCAGTCAATATCCCGCCATCAGACGGCGGTGTCTGAAACCCGCCTGGACGTGCTCGCGATCGGCGATGCGGTGGTCGACGTGATCGCCGAGGCCGAGGATTCGTTCCTCGAGCGGGAGGGCCTCGTGAAGGGCTCAATGCAGGTGCTCGACGCCGACGGCGCGACCGCGCTCTACGCGCAGATGGGCTCGGCGCGCGAGACGAGCGGAGGCTCGGCGGCGAACACGATGGCCGGGATCGCCGCCTTGGGCGGCCGCGCCGGCTTCGTCGGCCAGGTCTCCGACGACCAGCTCGGCGAGATTTTCGCCCACGACATCCGCGCCCACGGGGTCGAGTTCCTCACCCCGCCCAAGTCCGGCGGCGAGCCGACCGGGCGCTGCCTGATCCTCGTCACCCCCGACGCGCAGCGGACAATGAACACCTTCCGCGGCGCCGCGCACCAGCTCGACGCCGGAGCGCTGGACGCCGATCAGATCCGGGGCGCGGCGATCCTCTACCTCGAAGCCTATCTGTGGCGCTCGGCCGGCCCGCGCGCCGCGATGGAGCAGGCGATGGCCATCGCCCATGAGGCGGGCCGCAAGGTCGCCTTCACCCTGTCGGACATCGCCTGCATCAAGCCGCACCGCGCCGAAATGATGGCGATGATCGAGAAGGGCGCGATCGACCTTCTCTTCGCCAACGAGAACGAGATGTGCGCGCTGGCGAACGAGGCCGACCGCGACCGCGCGATCGCCGCGTTGCAGGACAAGGTTCCACTGATCGTCGTCACCTGCGGGGCGGAAGGGGCGCTTGCGGTCGAGAAGGGCGTGCGCACCGCGGTGCCGATCGCGCGCATCGGGCGCGGCGTGGTCGATACGACCGGAGCGGGCGACCTGTTCGCCGCGGGCTTCCTCGTCGGACAGGTCCAGGGACGAAGCATCGGGGAGTCCTTGCGGATCGGCTCGATCGCGGCCGCCGAGGTCATCTCCCATTTCGGCGCCCGCCCCGAGGCGGACCTCAGAGCGATGGTGGCAAAGCTGTGA